The nucleotide window TCCGTGCTCACCGCCGCGTTCGCGCGGGCCGGGTTCCCGGAGCCCGTGCTCGTCGCCGAGCAGGCGGAGCCGGACCCGGCGTTCCCCACCGTTGCCTTCCCCAACCCGGAAGAGCCCGGCGCCATGGATCTCGCCTTCGCGACCGCACGCCGGACCGGTCCTGACCTCGTCATCGCCAACGACCCCGACGCCGACCGCTGCGCGGTCGCGGTGCCCGACGCGGCCACCCCGGGCGGCTGGCGGATGCTGCGCGGCGACGAGGTGGGCGCGCTGCTGGCCGCCCATCTTGTCGAGCGCGGCGTCACCGGCACCTTCGCCGAGTCGATCGTGTCGTCCTCGCTCCTGGGCCGCATCGCCGGGAAGGCGGGCCTCGGGTACGAGGAGACGCTGACCGGCTTCAAGTGGATCGCCCGTGTCGACGGGCTGCGTTACGGCTACGAGGAGGCGCTGGGCTACTGCGTCGACCCCGAGGGCGTGCGCGACAAGGACGGCATCACGGCCGCCCTGCTCGTCGCCGAGCTGGCCTCCGTGCTCAAGGAGCGGGGCCGTACACTCCTGGACCTGCTGGACGACCTCGCCGTCACGCACGGACTGCACGCCACGGACCAGCTGTCGGTCCGCGTGGAGGACCTGACGGTCATCGCGAACGCCATGCTGCGGCTGCGGGAGCGGCCACCGGCCGAACTGGCGGGTCTGCCCGTCACCTCGGCCGAGGACCTGTCGCTGGGTACGGAGCTGCTGCCGCCGACCGACGGTCTGCGCTACCACCTGACGGGCGCACGGGTGATCGTCCGCCCGAGCGGCACCGAGCCGAAGCTCAAGTGCTACCTGGAGGTCGTGGTGCCGGTCGCCTCGGCGGACGAGCTCCCCGCGGCCCGCGCCAGGAGCGCGGAACTGCTCGCCGGCATCAAGCGCGACCTCTCGGCGGCGGCGGGGATCTGACGGCGGCGGAGCGGCGGTATCCGGTGACGGCGGTCAGTCCAGCAGGGCCCGGCGGACCGCCGTCACCACGATCAGCACCACGGGCGGGGCGAACCACCACCGGCCCACCGACCCATCGCCCGGCGCACCGAGGGGGCCGCGGTGATCAGCACGGCGAACCCGCTGATCCCGATGGTGAGCATGCAGGAGAGTTCGATGCCGGCCGGCGCGTCGTCGTCCCCCGGGCCCGAGGGCCGGATGGTCAGCGCCCAGGAGCACGCGAGCCCGGCCGACAATGGCGCGCCGGAGGCCGGGCGGAGCCCCGGCAGGGCCCGGATCAGCCGATGGCGAGCAGCACCACGAGCAGCACCACGCCCGCGGTGGCCGGGGCGATGACCTCGTACGCCCAGCGGACCGAGGCCGTCACCGTGGTGGTCGCGTCCTTGCGGTGCCCGGCTTCCTCGGCCAGCTCGCGCAGCTCGGCCGCGGTCCGGTCGGCGGCGGCGACGCGTGCCGCGGTGTCGCGGACGTCGGCGTTGACGGACGACCTGCCGTGCGGGTCGTCCTGGGACTGCCGTGCCGCCTGCCTGGCGGCTCGCTTGCGTTCGCGCAGCGAGACCGGGACGGCCCACAGCTGGTACTTGACGCCCGCCTGGGTGAACAGCTCGGTCGAGTACCCGGCGCGTACGTCGGCGACGTCGGACCAGGGCAGCACGATCGTCCGGAACGGGTTGCGGATACGGACGCGGTCCTCGTTCACGGACACCACGGGCCGCACCGTGAACGCCGCGACCAGCGGAATCACGGCGAGCATCCCCGCGAGTGCCGTCCACGGGGTCCGGCCCTCGCCACGGAACAGGGCGTCGCCGCCGATCCAGGCGGTCAGCGCGATCAGCAGCACCCCGCAGACCAGACCGGGGACCGAACGGAAGGTCCGGTCGGCGTAGGCCGGCTCGGGGACAGGCGTGGGGCTCGTCATGGGCCCGATTCTGCCTGACCGCCTTCCGGGACGGCCGGGCGGCCGTGCCGCGCGGGTGCGGCGCTGGGGCGGCACGGAAGGAAGAAGGGCCCTGTACAGGTCGCTACGCGCGTAGATATGCTCATGTGGTGACCATGCCCACCACTGCACCTTCCCCCAGGCTCTCAGCTGCGTTCGAGCAGGGAGGGGCCCCCCTCGCCGACGCGACGGCGTCCGACAGTGCGCTGCGCCGCTTC belongs to Streptomyces finlayi and includes:
- a CDS encoding phospho-sugar mutase, which produces MQQDLIARARTWQAEDPDPETRDELGRLIDSEDLDELAARFAGTLQFGTAGLRGELGAGPLRMNRSVVIRAAAGLAAYLTARGQGGGLVVIGYDARYKSADFARDTAAVMTGAGLRAAVLPRPLPTPVLAFAIRHLGAVAGVEVTASHNPPRDNGYKVYLGDGSQIVSPADAEIAAEIAAVGPLGTVARPDRGWETLGDEVLDAYLARTDAVLDAGSPRTVRVVYTAMHGVGTSVLTAAFARAGFPEPVLVAEQAEPDPAFPTVAFPNPEEPGAMDLAFATARRTGPDLVIANDPDADRCAVAVPDAATPGGWRMLRGDEVGALLAAHLVERGVTGTFAESIVSSSLLGRIAGKAGLGYEETLTGFKWIARVDGLRYGYEEALGYCVDPEGVRDKDGITAALLVAELASVLKERGRTLLDLLDDLAVTHGLHATDQLSVRVEDLTVIANAMLRLRERPPAELAGLPVTSAEDLSLGTELLPPTDGLRYHLTGARVIVRPSGTEPKLKCYLEVVVPVASADELPAARARSAELLAGIKRDLSAAAGI
- a CDS encoding PH domain-containing protein, yielding MTSPTPVPEPAYADRTFRSVPGLVCGVLLIALTAWIGGDALFRGEGRTPWTALAGMLAVIPLVAAFTVRPVVSVNEDRVRIRNPFRTIVLPWSDVADVRAGYSTELFTQAGVKYQLWAVPVSLRERKRAARQAARQSQDDPHGRSSVNADVRDTAARVAAADRTAAELRELAEEAGHRKDATTTVTASVRWAYEVIAPATAGVVLLVVLLAIG